Proteins encoded by one window of Candidatus Krumholzibacteriota bacterium:
- a CDS encoding sugar kinase — protein MSGEGPVVCLGHVAIDYLGIVPHLPAKNTKLELERLIVQGGGPAATAAVTLARLGRRVCFVGTVGGDDAGRRTLDELRAESVDVSLVERQPGASSQFAFIMVDRVSADRTILWSRGTLRPLDPRAVDPERVKTARGLLVDSLEPAAALVAVRIAREAGVPVVIDAGTLREGVQALLPFCDHIVASEVFAGQIAPGGTIDDALEAIAAFRPRSAVVTLGERGCATLAEGERFDTPGFAVEAVDTTGAGDVFHGAWLHAVLEGWEARRAAVFSNAVAAMACRELGGRTAIPDAAEAETFIRERGAAPPFRRSPRRR, from the coding sequence GTGAGCGGGGAGGGCCCGGTCGTCTGCCTGGGGCACGTGGCGATCGACTATCTCGGCATCGTGCCGCACCTTCCCGCGAAAAACACCAAACTCGAGCTGGAGCGCCTGATCGTCCAGGGCGGGGGACCGGCGGCGACCGCCGCGGTCACGCTCGCGCGGCTCGGTCGCCGTGTCTGCTTCGTCGGGACGGTCGGCGGCGACGACGCTGGACGCCGGACGCTCGACGAGCTCCGGGCGGAGTCGGTCGACGTCTCCCTCGTCGAACGGCAACCCGGCGCGTCTTCTCAGTTCGCCTTCATCATGGTCGATCGGGTGTCGGCGGACCGCACGATCCTCTGGTCGCGCGGAACGCTCCGGCCGCTCGATCCGCGCGCCGTCGATCCCGAGCGTGTGAAAACGGCGAGGGGCCTCCTCGTCGATTCCCTCGAGCCGGCCGCGGCCCTCGTCGCGGTCCGGATCGCGCGCGAGGCGGGCGTTCCCGTCGTGATCGACGCCGGGACGCTCCGGGAGGGCGTGCAGGCGCTCCTTCCTTTCTGCGACCACATCGTCGCCAGCGAGGTCTTCGCGGGGCAGATCGCGCCGGGCGGCACGATCGACGACGCCCTCGAGGCGATCGCCGCGTTCCGGCCAAGATCGGCCGTCGTCACGCTCGGCGAGCGCGGCTGCGCGACCCTCGCGGAGGGGGAACGGTTCGATACGCCGGGATTCGCCGTCGAGGCCGTCGACACGACGGGGGCGGGAGACGTCTTCCACGGCGCCTGGCTTCACGCCGTCCTCGAGGGGTGGGAGGCGCGCCGTGCGGCCGTCTTCTCCAACGCCGTCGCCGCGATGGCCTGCAGAGAACTCGGCGGGCGAACGGCGATCCCCGACGCCGCCGAGGCGGAGACGTTCATCCGGGAACGCGGCGCCGCACCGCCGTTCAGGCGGTCTCCTCGCCGACGGTGA
- a CDS encoding carbon starvation protein A has product MNSLLVALITIVAYLLAYRFYARFIGDRILSLDPARRTPAHEREDGVDFVPTRPIILFGHHFASIAGLGPILGPAIAVIWGWLPAALWILFGSIFIGGVHDLSALAVSLRNGGRSIGDVTRSLVGRRAHLLFLVIIFFTLSLCMGTFVRIIAQLFTESGASYSHPESVIPVAALILLAVIVGLLVYRFRARLAPATIVALIAMFASIWLGIRVPVGGIAESTWVWILIAYAFAASVLPVWLLLQPRDYLNAYQLVVGMVLMYAGLFIARPEFTAPALNAADTGAPPIFPFLFITVACGAISGFHSLVATGTTAKQIDRETHALPIGYGGMLAEGLLAMVVVIACTAGISREAWSGHYASWSAAAGLGPKMEAFVVGAGAFVSRIGIPVGIAESFIVVMAVGFAMTTLDSGTRLLRYNLEELGEGLGIAFLRNRFAASFAAVVGVGYFSLMTVDGRPVGLALWELFGTTNQMLGALGLLAVSLVLFRRGKPIRYTAVPMAAMMVIAMAAMIIKLRQNLASRSWPLLIVGGMLLALILWLIVESVVAFLRSREAGKRTP; this is encoded by the coding sequence ATGAACTCACTCCTCGTCGCGCTGATCACCATCGTCGCCTATCTTCTCGCCTACCGGTTCTACGCCCGTTTCATCGGCGACCGCATCCTGTCCCTCGACCCGGCCCGCCGGACGCCGGCACACGAGCGCGAGGACGGCGTCGATTTCGTGCCCACGCGGCCGATCATCCTCTTCGGCCACCATTTCGCCTCGATCGCCGGCCTCGGGCCGATCCTCGGACCCGCCATCGCCGTGATCTGGGGATGGCTGCCGGCCGCCTTGTGGATCCTCTTCGGGTCGATCTTCATCGGCGGCGTCCACGACCTCTCGGCGCTCGCCGTCTCGCTGCGGAACGGCGGCCGCTCGATCGGCGATGTGACCCGGTCGCTCGTCGGGCGACGCGCCCATCTGCTCTTCCTCGTCATCATCTTCTTCACGCTCTCGCTCTGCATGGGCACATTCGTCAGGATCATCGCCCAGCTCTTCACGGAGAGCGGCGCGTCCTACTCCCATCCCGAATCGGTCATCCCCGTCGCCGCGCTGATACTGCTGGCCGTCATCGTCGGGCTCCTCGTCTACCGGTTCCGGGCCCGCCTCGCCCCGGCGACGATCGTCGCCCTGATCGCGATGTTCGCCTCGATCTGGCTGGGCATCCGCGTTCCCGTCGGCGGGATCGCCGAGTCGACCTGGGTCTGGATCCTCATCGCCTATGCCTTCGCCGCATCGGTGCTGCCCGTCTGGCTGCTCCTGCAGCCGCGCGATTACCTCAACGCCTACCAGCTCGTCGTCGGGATGGTGCTGATGTACGCGGGGCTCTTCATCGCGCGGCCCGAATTCACGGCGCCCGCGCTGAACGCGGCCGACACCGGGGCGCCCCCGATCTTTCCGTTCCTCTTCATCACGGTCGCCTGCGGCGCGATCTCCGGCTTCCACAGCCTCGTTGCCACGGGAACGACGGCGAAGCAGATCGACCGCGAGACGCATGCACTGCCGATCGGATACGGAGGGATGCTGGCCGAGGGGCTTCTCGCCATGGTCGTCGTCATCGCCTGCACGGCGGGGATCTCGCGGGAGGCGTGGTCGGGCCACTACGCATCATGGAGCGCCGCCGCGGGACTCGGCCCGAAGATGGAGGCCTTCGTCGTCGGGGCGGGAGCCTTCGTGTCGAGGATCGGGATACCGGTGGGGATCGCCGAGAGCTTCATCGTCGTCATGGCGGTCGGATTCGCCATGACCACGCTCGACTCGGGGACGCGGCTGCTCCGGTACAATCTCGAGGAGCTCGGCGAGGGGCTGGGCATCGCGTTCCTGCGCAACCGCTTCGCCGCCTCGTTCGCCGCCGTCGTCGGCGTCGGGTACTTCAGCCTCATGACGGTCGACGGCCGGCCCGTCGGGCTCGCGCTCTGGGAGCTGTTCGGCACGACGAACCAGATGCTCGGCGCGCTCGGACTCCTCGCCGTCTCGCTCGTCCTCTTCCGCCGCGGCAAGCCGATCCGCTACACGGCGGTGCCGATGGCGGCGATGATGGTCATCGCCATGGCGGCGATGATCATCAAGCTGCGACAGAACCTGGCATCGCGCAGCTGGCCGCTGCTCATCGTCGGCGGGATGCTTCTCGCGCTGATCCTCTGGCTGATCGTCGAATCGGTCGTCGCCTTCCTGCGGTCGAGGGAGGCCGGGAAGCGGACGCCGTGA
- a CDS encoding NUDIX hydrolase — protein sequence MVEKRFCPFCGERLSTKTNEGRVRLWCGAESRFVYENPVPAATGIVRDESGRILLVRRNREPRAGMWSLPGGFVEHGESPAEAAERELEEETGLHVLGAGLLDVIYEESEFYGTSLLIIGYRFDSWTGTPTAGDDASEVGFFDPGAMPPLAFRSHLALVDEWRRTQEPDSR from the coding sequence ATCGTGGAAAAACGGTTTTGTCCCTTCTGCGGCGAACGTCTCTCGACGAAGACGAACGAGGGCCGCGTCCGCCTGTGGTGCGGCGCCGAGTCGCGATTCGTCTACGAGAATCCCGTCCCGGCCGCCACCGGCATCGTCCGGGACGAATCGGGACGAATCCTCCTGGTCAGGCGGAACCGCGAGCCGCGGGCGGGGATGTGGTCGCTGCCGGGGGGATTCGTGGAGCACGGCGAGAGCCCGGCCGAGGCCGCGGAGCGCGAGCTCGAGGAGGAAACCGGCCTTCACGTCCTCGGAGCCGGGCTCCTCGACGTGATCTACGAGGAAAGCGAGTTCTACGGGACGAGCCTGCTGATCATCGGCTATCGCTTCGACTCGTGGACGGGAACGCCGACGGCGGGGGACGACGCCTCGGAGGTCGGATTCTTCGATCCCGGCGCCATGCCGCCACTCGCCTTCCGCAGCCACCTCGCGCTCGTCGACGAGTGGCGCCGGACTCAGGAACCGGACAGCCGGTAA
- a CDS encoding thiamine biosynthesis protein, whose protein sequence is MRTVRAIGMVSGGLDSMLAVALVRRQDIEVRGLSCYVGFSQSVFRWLVDGAGSLREYLDNRERELTAALGIPVECVDLSTEYLELLLDPPHGYGANVNPCIDCRIFMLRLARRRMEETGADFVFTGEVLGQRPMSQHRQAMETVEQESGLEGRLLRPLCAKLLEPTIPEKEGLVDRERLLDIRGRSRRRQMQLAEELEIGPYASPAGGCALTDIPYAVKFRDLVGRRRPAAITREEAVLLSTGRHFRISPDARIVVGRDKRENEYLEREWSGEWLAVTVSAPGPTTVILGDPDEKELETAARITARYGDGRRNPPVTIALRRNGTEQTVEVVPADDEEIDGYRLSGS, encoded by the coding sequence ATGCGTACGGTACGCGCAATCGGCATGGTTTCCGGCGGCCTCGATTCGATGCTCGCCGTCGCTCTCGTCAGGCGGCAGGATATCGAGGTCCGGGGACTTTCCTGCTACGTGGGATTCTCGCAGTCGGTGTTCCGCTGGCTCGTCGACGGCGCCGGGTCGCTGCGCGAATATCTCGACAACAGGGAGCGCGAGCTCACGGCCGCGCTCGGCATCCCCGTGGAGTGCGTCGACCTCTCGACGGAATATCTCGAACTCCTCCTCGACCCGCCCCACGGCTACGGGGCCAACGTCAACCCCTGCATCGACTGCCGGATCTTCATGCTTCGCCTGGCCCGGCGGCGGATGGAGGAGACGGGGGCGGACTTCGTCTTCACCGGCGAGGTGCTGGGACAGCGGCCGATGTCGCAGCACCGGCAGGCGATGGAGACGGTCGAGCAGGAGAGCGGTCTCGAGGGACGGCTTCTCCGTCCGCTGTGCGCGAAGCTGCTCGAGCCGACGATCCCCGAGAAGGAGGGGCTCGTCGACCGGGAGCGGCTGCTCGATATCCGCGGACGGTCCCGCCGCCGCCAGATGCAGCTCGCCGAGGAGCTCGAGATCGGGCCGTACGCCTCGCCGGCGGGCGGGTGCGCCCTGACCGACATTCCCTACGCGGTGAAGTTCCGCGATCTCGTCGGCCGGCGCCGGCCGGCCGCGATCACGCGGGAGGAGGCCGTTCTCCTCTCGACGGGGCGGCATTTCCGCATCTCGCCCGACGCCAGGATCGTCGTCGGGCGAGACAAGCGGGAAAACGAGTATCTCGAACGGGAGTGGTCCGGCGAGTGGCTCGCAGTCACGGTCTCCGCGCCCGGCCCGACGACGGTGATACTGGGTGACCCCGACGAGAAGGAACTCGAGACGGCGGCGAGGATAACGGCGAGATACGGCGACGGCAGGAGGAATCCGCCCGTGACGATCGCCCTGCGCCGGAACGGAACGGAGCAAACGGTCGAGGTGGTGCCGGCGGATGACGAGGAGATCGACGGTTACCGGCTGTCCGGTTCCTGA
- a CDS encoding ABC transporter permease produces MTRRVGAAGEERTPVRGVVPRLASDRAALAAGGLVALVLLLAALAPLFTPWERDTIDLDAVLASPSPDHVLGTDELGRDLLTRLLYGGRFTLGTAFLAVAVASAAGIVLGALAGWAGGAVDAAVSSLVDLFLSIPVFLVILVVAAAGGGGIATVPLLIGATSWMETARVVRATFLSLREEEYVSAARSLGARGPSIAFRHLLPQAMPPVIVAATVLFANAILVESALSFLGYGIQPPLPTWGNMLRNAQVLIRRAPAAAFAPGFLIFAVCLAVNRFGAGLRRAFGRAL; encoded by the coding sequence ATGACGCGTCGAGTCGGCGCCGCCGGGGAGGAAAGAACGCCCGTGCGCGGGGTCGTGCCGCGTCTCGCCAGCGACCGCGCCGCGCTCGCCGCAGGCGGGCTGGTCGCGCTCGTCCTGCTCCTCGCGGCGCTGGCGCCGCTCTTCACGCCCTGGGAACGCGACACCATCGATCTCGACGCCGTGCTGGCGTCCCCGTCGCCCGATCACGTTCTCGGCACCGACGAGCTCGGCAGGGATCTGCTCACGCGGCTCCTCTACGGAGGCCGGTTCACGCTCGGAACGGCCTTTCTCGCCGTCGCCGTCGCCTCCGCGGCGGGGATCGTTCTCGGCGCGCTCGCCGGATGGGCCGGGGGAGCCGTCGACGCCGCCGTTTCATCGCTCGTCGATCTCTTCCTTTCGATCCCGGTCTTTCTCGTCATCCTCGTCGTCGCGGCGGCGGGCGGGGGAGGGATCGCGACGGTGCCGCTGCTGATCGGCGCGACATCGTGGATGGAGACGGCCCGGGTCGTCCGGGCCACCTTCCTTTCCCTTCGCGAGGAGGAATACGTTTCCGCCGCGCGCTCCCTCGGGGCACGGGGGCCCTCGATCGCTTTCCGGCATCTTCTCCCGCAGGCCATGCCGCCCGTGATCGTCGCGGCGACGGTCCTCTTCGCAAACGCGATCCTCGTCGAGAGCGCGTTGAGCTTCCTCGGCTACGGGATCCAGCCGCCGTTGCCGACATGGGGCAACATGCTCCGCAACGCGCAGGTCCTCATCCGTCGCGCGCCGGCCGCCGCCTTCGCTCCCGGATTCCTGATCTTCGCCGTCTGCCTCGCCGTCAACCGGTTCGGCGCGGGCCTCAGGCGGGCCTTCGGTCGGGCGCTGTGA
- a CDS encoding ABC transporter permease, translating to MRRLVLFRLLRTVPLVILVSMLAFALLHLAPGGPAGLLTQNPKVTGEDLARIRANYGLDRSLPVQYGLWFRQVFLRFDFGASYVTGQPVSRMILDRVPATLELMGAAFLVALAAALLAGSLAALRRGGLVDQCVSLLAAAGMSVPVFWLGLMAIALFSVKLGVLPAGGRETIGAAGAIDRLRHLALPSLILAFSLFAAWSRYVRGAVASALEGEFLRTARAKGLAERTILFKHAMRNALLPVISVVVMQAPVLFTGAVTLETVFAWPGMGRLFYEGLQRHDYTRVLGIAVVASMLIILFNLAGDILCMIADPRFVPGEAALGREARATLRGEAR from the coding sequence GTGAGACGGCTCGTGCTTTTCAGGCTGTTGCGGACGGTGCCCCTCGTCATCCTCGTATCGATGCTCGCCTTCGCGCTGCTCCATCTCGCCCCGGGAGGCCCGGCCGGACTCCTCACGCAGAATCCGAAGGTCACGGGCGAGGATCTCGCCCGCATCCGCGCGAACTACGGCCTCGACCGGTCCCTCCCCGTGCAGTACGGCCTCTGGTTCCGCCAGGTCTTCCTGCGTTTCGATTTCGGGGCGAGCTACGTGACGGGGCAGCCCGTCTCGCGCATGATCCTCGATCGCGTGCCGGCGACGCTCGAGCTCATGGGGGCGGCGTTCCTCGTCGCGCTGGCCGCCGCTCTCCTGGCGGGCTCCCTCGCCGCGCTCAGGCGGGGGGGACTCGTCGACCAGTGCGTCTCGCTGCTCGCCGCCGCGGGGATGTCCGTTCCCGTCTTCTGGCTCGGCTTGATGGCGATCGCCCTCTTCTCCGTCAAGCTCGGCGTTCTTCCCGCCGGGGGCCGCGAAACGATCGGCGCGGCGGGGGCAATCGACCGGTTGCGGCATCTCGCGCTCCCGTCGCTCATCCTGGCCTTCTCCCTCTTCGCCGCGTGGAGCCGTTACGTGCGCGGCGCCGTCGCCTCGGCGCTCGAGGGGGAATTCCTGCGGACGGCCAGGGCAAAGGGCCTCGCCGAGCGGACGATCCTCTTCAAGCACGCGATGCGCAACGCCCTCCTGCCGGTGATCTCCGTCGTCGTCATGCAGGCACCCGTCCTTTTCACCGGCGCCGTCACGCTGGAGACGGTTTTCGCCTGGCCGGGGATGGGCCGCCTCTTCTACGAGGGGCTCCAGCGGCACGACTACACGCGCGTGCTCGGGATCGCCGTCGTCGCCTCGATGCTCATCATCCTCTTCAACCTCGCCGGGGACATCCTCTGCATGATCGCCGATCCCCGTTTCGTTCCCGGGGAGGCCGCCCTCGGCCGGGAGGCGCGGGCGACGCTCCGGGGGGAGGCGAGATGA
- a CDS encoding MBL fold metallo-hydrolase — MAARVKSENTNRRRADLLLAAVAAMLIFAFPAGGGAGSPSLVFVGGAQTVGGSCILAETAVSRFAVDCGIFGPPNAPLPPRPETLDFLILTHAHLDHCGRLPELVEAGFAGPVFCTAPTADLTLVMLRMSGNLSRGAERKEAIKRTIELLTPVGFDSSFVAGGCRFRFVRAGHLLGAASIVAGLPANDDTVVVVFSGDIGGDNLLLAPPHGSIGAADYVVMESTYGGSVREAGANEARRRFAREVGRTLERGGDVLVPAFTLGKTQEVIAAIQEAMDRKEIPPGTIVWSDSPTARSITAIYRRYPDALSPYARSLRGRLLSFPSLREVKSRTTMAVHARLHEPAVFVTSSGDLEYANSPRHLARMIDDETNLLCLVGWCSPGSLGARLRNGESPVMVVRREGGKTKREWMTPTMRIASFECFSGHADREGLTRWLDRIGNVRRVFLVHGEMGEASVLADTLRRRGVDTAIPRAGERFKLDPPRRAGQAGSIGPAAEGRGGA, encoded by the coding sequence ATGGCGGCTCGAGTGAAGAGCGAGAACACGAATCGACGTCGGGCGGACCTCCTTCTCGCGGCAGTCGCCGCGATGCTGATATTCGCTTTCCCCGCGGGGGGCGGGGCAGGTTCGCCGTCGCTTGTTTTCGTCGGCGGCGCGCAAACGGTCGGCGGCTCGTGCATCCTCGCCGAGACGGCGGTCTCCAGGTTCGCCGTCGACTGCGGGATCTTCGGCCCGCCAAACGCCCCGCTGCCGCCCCGCCCGGAAACGCTCGATTTCCTCATCCTCACCCATGCGCATCTCGATCATTGCGGGCGCCTCCCGGAACTCGTCGAGGCGGGATTCGCCGGCCCCGTGTTCTGCACGGCGCCGACCGCCGATCTGACCCTCGTCATGCTTCGCATGAGCGGAAACCTTTCGCGGGGCGCCGAGCGGAAAGAGGCGATCAAGCGGACGATCGAGCTGCTGACGCCGGTCGGGTTCGACAGCTCCTTCGTCGCGGGCGGCTGCCGGTTCCGTTTCGTGCGGGCGGGACATCTCCTCGGCGCGGCGTCGATCGTCGCCGGGTTGCCGGCAAACGATGACACCGTCGTCGTCGTGTTCTCGGGGGACATCGGCGGAGACAACCTGCTCCTCGCGCCGCCGCACGGATCGATCGGCGCGGCGGATTACGTCGTCATGGAGTCCACGTACGGGGGTTCGGTCCGGGAGGCCGGAGCGAACGAGGCGCGCCGCCGTTTCGCCCGCGAGGTCGGGCGGACTCTCGAACGCGGGGGGGACGTGCTCGTGCCCGCCTTCACGCTCGGCAAGACGCAGGAGGTCATCGCCGCGATCCAGGAGGCGATGGATCGGAAAGAGATCCCTCCGGGAACGATCGTCTGGTCGGACAGCCCGACGGCGCGCAGCATCACGGCGATCTACCGGCGGTATCCGGACGCGCTGTCTCCCTACGCGCGTTCGCTAAGAGGGCGGCTGCTCTCCTTCCCGTCGCTGCGCGAGGTGAAGAGCCGCACGACGATGGCCGTGCACGCGCGGTTGCACGAGCCCGCCGTCTTCGTCACATCGAGCGGCGATCTCGAATACGCCAACTCGCCGCGCCACCTCGCGCGCATGATCGACGACGAGACGAACCTGCTCTGTCTCGTCGGCTGGTGTTCGCCCGGCTCGCTCGGCGCCCGGCTGCGCAACGGCGAGAGTCCCGTCATGGTCGTCCGACGCGAGGGCGGGAAGACAAAGCGGGAATGGATGACGCCGACGATGCGCATCGCCTCCTTCGAATGCTTCTCCGGCCACGCGGACCGGGAGGGATTGACCAGGTGGCTGGATCGGATCGGAAACGTGCGGCGCGTCTTCCTCGTGCACGGCGAGATGGGAGAGGCGAGCGTTCTCGCCGACACCCTGCGGCGGCGGGGCGTCGATACGGCGATCCCGCGCGCCGGCGAGCGGTTCAAACTCGATCCGCCGCGGCGGGCGGGGCAGGCAGGGTCGATCGGCCCCGCCGCGGAGGGGAGGGGCGGCGCGTGA
- a CDS encoding peptide ABC transporter substrate-binding protein, translating into MDMGNPSRARRAAAAAIVILLAGCGGREDAGDGARGVGGPRGRLVIGMQQEPEILNEALNSMVSVVYACNLLFGRFVRHDDAMQLVPDLIREIPTVENGLVSPDHLRYTYRLRQNAMWHDGVPLTSGDVEFTWRVMTHPEINVETRQGWDVIDRIETPNSFTVVFHLREVYANFVGDCFYDESVLPRHLLEKSLGPGFASDPFNRAPVGSGPFVFREWVAGSHIRLEANPRYYGEGPGIAEIVLVFVPDGNALLMQLEAGEIDAIDNAPNALLDVASSLTDVRVYRNAALFNEHLDLNLDHPVLADRRVRRALALAVDRAEISGKIYDGVWIPAWEDDHPSSPYHTGFAAEHNPYDPDGARRLLREAGWRDADGDGIREKEGRPLSLEITTTAGRLNRERTEVVLREQFRRIGVDLTIRNHHPTVLYAGWDDGGVLKRGRFDIALYAFLSPPDPSTKQGTYSADYIPPAGQNNSRIRNEELTKLLALGSATFDPDERRRIYAGVSAIIAEEVPIIPLLWVTQLDAMPVRLRNYRPNPTQSGDTWNAAEWRLE; encoded by the coding sequence GTGGATATGGGGAACCCGTCCAGGGCGCGTCGGGCCGCCGCCGCGGCGATCGTCATTCTGCTTGCCGGGTGCGGGGGAAGAGAAGACGCGGGCGACGGCGCGCGCGGCGTCGGCGGCCCTCGCGGCCGGCTCGTCATCGGGATGCAGCAGGAGCCCGAGATCCTGAACGAGGCGCTCAACTCGATGGTGAGCGTCGTCTACGCGTGCAATCTCCTCTTCGGCAGGTTCGTCAGGCACGACGACGCGATGCAACTCGTCCCCGACCTGATCCGCGAGATACCCACCGTCGAGAACGGGCTCGTCTCGCCGGATCATCTCCGCTACACCTACCGACTCAGGCAGAACGCGATGTGGCACGACGGCGTGCCGCTCACCTCCGGCGACGTCGAATTCACCTGGCGGGTGATGACGCACCCGGAGATCAACGTCGAGACCCGCCAGGGATGGGACGTGATCGACCGGATCGAGACGCCGAATTCCTTCACCGTCGTCTTCCACCTGCGCGAGGTCTACGCGAACTTCGTCGGCGACTGCTTCTACGACGAATCGGTGCTGCCCCGGCACCTCCTCGAGAAGAGTCTCGGTCCCGGCTTCGCCTCGGATCCCTTCAACCGCGCGCCGGTCGGCTCGGGGCCATTCGTCTTCCGCGAGTGGGTGGCCGGGTCGCACATCCGTCTCGAGGCGAATCCCCGCTACTACGGGGAAGGACCGGGGATCGCCGAGATCGTGCTCGTTTTCGTGCCCGACGGGAACGCGCTCCTCATGCAGCTCGAGGCGGGGGAGATCGATGCGATCGACAATGCTCCGAACGCGCTCCTCGACGTCGCGTCGTCTTTGACCGACGTGCGGGTCTATCGGAACGCGGCCCTCTTCAACGAGCACCTCGATCTCAATCTCGACCATCCCGTTCTCGCCGACAGGCGCGTGCGGCGGGCCCTCGCCCTCGCGGTCGACCGCGCCGAGATCTCCGGGAAGATCTACGATGGCGTATGGATTCCCGCCTGGGAGGACGATCATCCGTCCTCGCCCTACCATACGGGATTCGCCGCGGAGCACAATCCGTACGATCCCGACGGGGCGCGCCGTCTCCTCCGGGAGGCGGGATGGAGGGACGCGGACGGCGACGGGATCAGGGAGAAGGAGGGGCGCCCCCTGTCGCTCGAGATCACGACGACCGCGGGACGTCTCAACAGGGAGCGGACCGAGGTCGTTCTCCGGGAGCAGTTCCGGAGGATCGGCGTCGATCTCACGATCCGCAATCACCACCCGACGGTCCTCTACGCCGGATGGGACGACGGCGGCGTCCTCAAGCGGGGGCGGTTCGACATCGCGCTCTACGCCTTCCTCTCGCCTCCCGATCCCTCGACGAAGCAGGGAACGTACTCGGCCGACTACATCCCGCCGGCCGGGCAGAACAATTCGCGCATACGGAACGAAGAGCTCACGAAACTCCTCGCGCTCGGATCGGCCACCTTCGACCCCGACGAGCGGCGACGGATCTACGCCGGCGTCTCGGCGATCATCGCCGAGGAAGTGCCGATCATTCCCCTCCTGTGGGTGACGCAGCTCGACGCGATGCCGGTCCGGCTCCGCAACTACCGGCCGAATCCCACACAGTCGGGCGACACCTGGAACGCGGCCGAATGGCGGCTCGAGTGA
- a CDS encoding nitroreductase family protein: MSVKKLIEQRRAYRALAPVDVDDSLVRDLATCASLAPSCFNKQPWRFRFVTGGETLDRLFDALSPGNEWARRASMIVAVYSKDELDCLVKGREYYLFDTGLSVSFLVLRATELGLVAHPIAGFDEEEVARALEIPPGMTVITLIVVGRHDPEATDLLGEKQIEAERERPPRLSFGEFAGHDR; the protein is encoded by the coding sequence ATGTCGGTGAAGAAGCTGATCGAGCAGCGTCGGGCCTATCGCGCGCTCGCCCCGGTCGACGTCGACGATTCGCTCGTGCGCGACCTCGCGACGTGCGCGTCCCTGGCTCCCTCCTGCTTCAACAAGCAGCCGTGGCGATTCCGGTTCGTGACCGGCGGCGAGACGCTCGACCGCCTCTTCGACGCCCTCTCTCCGGGAAACGAATGGGCCAGGCGCGCGTCGATGATCGTCGCCGTCTATTCGAAGGACGAGCTCGACTGCCTGGTGAAGGGGCGGGAGTACTACCTGTTCGATACGGGGCTCTCGGTCTCCTTCCTCGTTCTCCGGGCGACGGAACTCGGCCTCGTGGCGCATCCGATCGCCGGATTCGACGAGGAGGAAGTGGCGCGGGCGCTCGAAATCCCGCCGGGCATGACGGTGATCACGCTGATCGTCGTCGGGCGCCACGACCCGGAAGCCACGGACCTGCTCGGCGAGAAGCAGATCGAGGCAGAGCGAGAGCGGCCGCCGCGGCTCTCCTTCGGGGAGTTCGCCGGCCACGACCGCTGA
- the ccsA gene encoding cytochrome c biogenesis protein CcsA has protein sequence MSGTPDVQLFWISFWLFLGSTAVFSLFLGFGRRALGRLGAALFIGGFLFLTAGYATRWVLAGHPPFSNMYEYALTMSWTVAFAFIVIIRRFGNLEAGVIVAPVIVMVMVVASMLPKEISRQLMPALQSYWFYIHVSLAAVAEGAFLTAAGGGIFWLVRRGRTRDLVEEIISRSIRIGYPLFTVGALFAGMIWAKNAWGRFWSWDPKETGALVIWLFYTMLLHQNMRGRWFGRTLAVLAIVGFVIILLSFLGNLFLGGLHAYI, from the coding sequence ATGAGCGGCACACCGGACGTACAGCTCTTCTGGATCTCTTTCTGGCTCTTCCTGGGATCCACCGCCGTCTTCTCGCTGTTTCTCGGGTTCGGGCGGCGGGCGCTCGGCCGCCTGGGCGCGGCGCTCTTCATCGGCGGATTCCTCTTCCTGACGGCGGGCTACGCGACGCGATGGGTTCTCGCCGGGCATCCTCCCTTCTCGAACATGTACGAATACGCCCTGACGATGTCCTGGACCGTCGCTTTCGCCTTCATCGTCATCATCCGCCGTTTCGGCAATCTCGAGGCGGGGGTGATCGTCGCGCCGGTCATCGTGATGGTGATGGTCGTCGCGTCGATGCTGCCGAAGGAGATATCGCGGCAGTTGATGCCCGCGCTGCAGAGCTACTGGTTCTACATACACGTCTCGCTTGCCGCCGTCGCCGAGGGCGCGTTCCTGACGGCGGCGGGCGGCGGGATCTTCTGGCTCGTCCGCCGCGGGCGGACGCGCGATCTCGTCGAGGAGATCATCTCCCGCTCGATCCGGATCGGCTATCCGCTCTTCACCGTGGGGGCCCTCTTCGCCGGCATGATCTGGGCGAAGAACGCGTGGGGGCGGTTCTGGAGCTGGGATCCGAAGGAGACCGGCGCGCTCGTCATCTGGCTCTTCTACACCATGCTCCTGCACCAGAACATGCGCGGGCGCTGGTTCGGCCGCACCCTCGCCGTCCTTGCGATCGTCGGATTCGTCATCATTCTGCTCTCGTTTCTCGGCAACCTGTTCCTCGGCGGACTCCACGCGTACATCTAG